GCGCTCGGCCGCCACGACGACGCGCTCGCCGCGTTCCACCGCGCACTCGAGCTGCGCCCCGGACATGCCGGCGCGCACAACAATCTCGCGATGGCGCTGAGCGCAATGGGCCGGGCCGACGAAGCGATCGCGCACTTCCAGGCCGCGATCGCCGCGCAGCCGCGCTTCGTCGCCGCACATTTCAATCTCGGCAACACGCTGGAAGCGGTCGGCCGTCACGTCGAAGCGGCCGCCGCGTTCGAAGCCGCGCTCGCACTGCACCCGCCGTTTCCGCTCGCGCTCTTCGGGCTCGCGAACGCGTTGTGCGCGCAGGCGCGCCAGCGCGACGCGCTGCCCTACTACGAACGCGCGGTCGGTCTCGATCCGTCGTTCAGTCTCGCGTGGCTGAACCTCGGCAATGCGCATCACGCGCTCGGGTCACACGAAATGGCGCTGCGCGCGTTCGACCAGGCGCTGCGTGTCGCCCCCGACCTGAAGCTCGCGCAGCTGCACCGCGCCGTCACGCTGCTGACGCTGGGCGACTTCACGCGCGGCCTGCCCGCGTACGAGGCACGCCACGATACGCCGGGGGCGACGCCGCTCGGCACGCTGCCGCGCTGGCAAGGCGAGCCGATTGCGTCGCGCACGCTGCTGATCCGCGCGGAACAGGGCTTCGGCGACACGCTGCAGTTCGTCCGCTTCGTGCCGCTGGCCCGCGCGCGCTGCGCGCGTGTCGTGCTCGAGGTGCAGCCGGAACTCGTGTCGCTGCTCGCACCGGCTGCAACGCGCTGGCACGTGACGCTTGTCGCGCAAGGCGCGGCGAAACCGCCGGCGGCGGACGTCGCGTGCACGCTGATGAGCCTGCCGTTCCTGCTCGGGCTGCAACCGGCCGACGTGGTCGCGAGCACGCGCTATCTCGATGCGCCGGACAGCGCGCGCCGCAGCTTTCGCGGCTCGCTCGGCGGCCAGTCGAAACGCAAGTTCGGCCTCGCGTGGTCGGGGCGCCAGCAGGCGCAGGAAAACCGCTCGATGCCGTTCGACGCGCTCGCGCCGCTGCTCGCGCTGCCGGACATCGACTGGGTCGTGCTGCAGCCGGCACTCGACGACGATGAACGGGCGCGCGTCGATGCGCATCCGCGCGTGCATCGCCTCGACGGCCGGCTCAACGACTTCGCCGACACGGCCGCGCTGATCGAGCGGCTCGACGGAGTCGTCACGATCGACACGGCGGTCGCGCACGTCGCGGGCGCGCTCGGCAAGCCGCTGTG
This window of the Burkholderia cepacia GG4 genome carries:
- a CDS encoding tetratricopeptide repeat protein, which translates into the protein MDSAFDRAYAAHRAGHLAEAEHGYRAALATNPADADALHLFGVLRHQQGQHAEAADLVGRAVELRPGDAALQLNLGNALKALGRLDEAIDRFRNALTLAPEFPLAHYNLGNAYAALQRHEDAVDAFGRALRLTPDDASIHNNLGNALNALGRHDDALAAFHRALELRPGHAGAHNNLAMALSAMGRADEAIAHFQAAIAAQPRFVAAHFNLGNTLEAVGRHVEAAAAFEAALALHPPFPLALFGLANALCAQARQRDALPYYERAVGLDPSFSLAWLNLGNAHHALGSHEMALRAFDQALRVAPDLKLAQLHRAVTLLTLGDFTRGLPAYEARHDTPGATPLGTLPRWQGEPIASRTLLIRAEQGFGDTLQFVRFVPLARARCARVVLEVQPELVSLLAPAATRWHVTLVAQGAAKPPAADVACTLMSLPFLLGLQPADVVASTRYLDAPDSARRSFRGSLGGQSKRKFGLAWSGRQQAQENRSMPFDALAPLLALPDIDWVVLQPALDDDERARVDAHPRVHRLDGRLNDFADTAALIERLDGVVTIDTAVAHVAGALGKPLWIMLPFAADWRWFTGDDCPWYPHASIARQPAPGQWLDAAAAVAGALRDA